The Brasilonema sennae CENA114 genome includes a region encoding these proteins:
- a CDS encoding sensor histidine kinase produces MTKTGWRWAKSLPLASRLFISHLLVMIVGVASFVIISKVSSPRFFVLHLERLEKRGYDLFDVRTELVNSFEFAWRRSTVWSVLTGATAAGGLSYWVSRLIMQRLTQMEQITQKFATGEFDARLPLSDIPELNRFGASFNRMAISIEGIEARRRELIGDMTHELRTPLTVVRGYLEELADGTIEPTPEIYLRLAKETRRLERLVNDLQELSKAEAGYLPIKTQSVNLRPLLESLVEKFADQLLDDGPVLRLECPSKLPLVLADIDRTEQVLVNLLGNAVRHTTKGSITLRAWAEASELWIAVTDTGTGIAKEDLPYVFERFWRADKSRDRHSGGTGIGLTISRRLVELQGGEILVESQLGSGSTFRFFLPLA; encoded by the coding sequence ATGACAAAAACGGGGTGGCGTTGGGCAAAGTCATTACCTTTGGCATCACGCCTATTTATCTCCCACTTACTGGTGATGATAGTAGGAGTCGCTAGCTTCGTCATTATCAGCAAAGTCTCTTCCCCTCGCTTTTTCGTTCTGCATTTGGAACGATTGGAAAAAAGAGGATATGACTTATTTGATGTTCGTACTGAGTTAGTTAACAGCTTTGAATTTGCTTGGAGACGAAGCACTGTATGGTCGGTGTTGACTGGTGCTACGGCGGCTGGAGGACTGAGTTACTGGGTGTCTAGATTGATCATGCAGCGGTTGACACAGATGGAACAAATCACCCAAAAGTTCGCAACTGGTGAATTCGATGCAAGACTACCTTTATCAGATATTCCAGAATTGAATCGATTTGGTGCTAGTTTCAACCGTATGGCAATAAGTATAGAAGGGATAGAAGCGCGACGGCGGGAACTAATTGGAGATATGACCCATGAGCTACGAACGCCATTGACAGTCGTACGCGGTTACTTAGAAGAACTTGCTGATGGAACTATTGAACCAACTCCCGAAATTTATTTACGACTGGCAAAAGAAACAAGGCGTTTAGAGCGATTGGTTAACGATTTGCAAGAACTCTCTAAGGCAGAAGCGGGTTATCTTCCGATAAAGACACAGTCAGTCAATCTACGTCCTTTATTAGAGTCTTTAGTTGAGAAATTTGCTGACCAACTGCTAGATGATGGACCAGTTTTGCGCTTAGAATGTCCATCGAAACTCCCCTTGGTATTGGCTGATATTGACCGTACAGAACAGGTGCTAGTCAATCTGCTTGGTAATGCAGTGCGTCACACCACAAAAGGTTCAATTACTCTTCGTGCTTGGGCTGAAGCCTCTGAATTATGGATTGCAGTTACGGATACAGGGACGGGAATTGCCAAAGAAGATTTACCGTATGTTTTTGAGCGGTTCTGGCGCGCTGACAAATCTCGCGATCGCCATTCTGGAGGAACAGGTATTGGTTTAACCATCTCCCGTCGTTTAGTCGAACTACAAGGGGGTGAGATTTTAGTAGAAAGTCAGCTAGGATCGGGCAGCACGTTTCGTTTTTTCCTACCTTTGGCTTAA
- a CDS encoding alpha/beta hydrolase family protein: MYSKSGVGNLEYELANIPLKMDNLSINHPIIEQLWQSPPEPINQILDAPSPPAILLSPNREWMVELERPLLVPISLLAETEVPLAGLLINPKTNAPAHPNPFQTMRIRGFPFLEMSKTVALPDNAQIGYLKWSPDSRKLAFTLTQATGLELWFVDVADFIPKQLTQPVLNAAYGKPYRWLSDETLICKFILGERPKPPSEPAVPPGPLIQENLKGKSPTRTYTNLLQNPHDEALLEYYLTSTLEKVTLHGQRTLLVSSSLIHEAIPSPDSKFILLTTLHRPFSYQVPISYFPKKIEVIEDTGKWVYQVADVPLVVRRTTKFDEVRTGRRGISWRSDVKATLSWLEALDEGDPTRDVPKRDALFELDAPFTDTPKQLWESEYRFANLAWGKEDVALVSERWYDTRKERIWRIYPQAPETPPQLLFDRSYEDKYTDPGSALMTVGSYRYRVLRFAPQGNIIYLSGQGASPNGAYPFLDWFDLETGHKQRLWQCQDPYLEEIACVLDDEAQTVIIRRQSQTEPPNYFLLNRHENQSPIALTHYQDPAPQLAGVYGELVKYQRADGVQLSAKLYLPPGYDAKRDGPLPMLFWVYPEEFKDKEFAGQITKSENTFSRPSRASVLFLLTQRYAVLSGPTLPIIGEGDLEPNDTYVEQLIAGAQAAVDYVVERGIADPKRIGISGHSYGAFTTVNLLIHTDLFRIGIARSGAYNRTLTPFGFQGEQRNFWEAQQTYIHMSPFTHAAKIKAPLLLIHGEKDTNPGTYPLQTERLYEALKGLGATVRLVVLPLEDHGYRSREGVAHALWEMVNWCDKYLS, encoded by the coding sequence ATGTATTCTAAGTCAGGTGTTGGTAATTTGGAATATGAACTTGCCAACATCCCACTCAAAATGGACAATCTCTCTATAAATCACCCCATTATTGAACAACTCTGGCAATCTCCTCCAGAACCGATTAACCAAATTCTGGATGCTCCATCGCCACCTGCTATTTTGCTGTCTCCCAACAGAGAATGGATGGTAGAGTTGGAAAGACCATTGTTGGTTCCCATTTCCTTGCTTGCAGAAACGGAAGTTCCTCTGGCAGGTCTTTTGATCAATCCCAAAACGAATGCACCTGCTCATCCTAACCCTTTTCAAACCATGAGAATTCGGGGGTTCCCTTTCTTAGAGATGAGCAAAACCGTGGCCCTTCCTGACAACGCCCAGATTGGTTACCTAAAGTGGTCACCTGATAGCCGAAAACTTGCTTTTACTCTGACTCAAGCAACAGGACTGGAATTATGGTTTGTGGATGTTGCAGATTTTATTCCCAAGCAGTTAACACAGCCAGTTCTCAACGCTGCGTATGGAAAACCGTATCGTTGGCTGTCAGATGAGACGCTTATTTGCAAGTTCATTTTAGGCGAACGCCCCAAGCCTCCCTCTGAACCAGCCGTTCCACCAGGACCGCTTATTCAAGAAAATCTTAAGGGTAAAAGCCCAACTCGCACCTACACAAATCTACTGCAAAATCCTCACGATGAGGCGCTACTTGAATACTACTTAACCTCGACCTTGGAGAAAGTAACGCTACATGGTCAACGTACTTTGTTAGTGTCTAGCAGTCTCATTCATGAAGCCATACCTTCGCCTGATAGCAAATTTATTCTACTCACCACGCTGCATCGACCGTTTTCTTATCAAGTTCCAATCTCGTATTTTCCCAAGAAAATTGAAGTTATTGAAGATACAGGAAAATGGGTTTATCAGGTTGCTGATGTACCTCTTGTTGTCCGTCGTACAACTAAATTTGATGAAGTCCGCACAGGGCGCAGGGGAATCTCTTGGCGCAGCGATGTAAAAGCAACATTATCTTGGTTAGAAGCTTTAGACGAAGGTGATCCAACACGTGATGTTCCCAAACGGGATGCTTTATTTGAATTGGATGCTCCTTTTACAGATACACCAAAGCAACTCTGGGAATCTGAGTACCGCTTTGCGAACCTTGCTTGGGGTAAAGAAGATGTCGCTTTGGTTTCGGAACGATGGTACGATACCCGTAAAGAACGAATCTGGCGCATATATCCCCAAGCGCCTGAAACACCGCCGCAATTACTCTTTGACCGCAGTTATGAAGATAAATACACAGATCCTGGTTCAGCCTTGATGACTGTGGGATCTTACAGGTATAGAGTTCTGCGCTTTGCACCACAAGGCAATATCATTTACCTTAGTGGGCAAGGAGCTTCACCCAATGGAGCGTATCCGTTTTTAGATTGGTTCGATTTGGAAACAGGACACAAGCAACGCTTATGGCAATGTCAAGATCCATATCTTGAGGAAATCGCTTGTGTGTTGGATGATGAAGCACAAACTGTGATTATTCGTCGCCAATCTCAAACTGAACCACCCAACTATTTTCTGTTAAACCGTCACGAGAACCAAAGTCCTATCGCCCTAACTCATTATCAAGATCCTGCTCCTCAGTTGGCTGGAGTTTATGGCGAATTGGTAAAATATCAGCGGGCTGATGGTGTGCAACTCTCAGCAAAACTGTATCTGCCTCCTGGTTATGATGCTAAGCGTGATGGTCCTCTGCCGATGTTATTTTGGGTTTATCCAGAAGAATTTAAAGATAAGGAATTCGCAGGACAGATTACGAAATCTGAAAACACTTTCAGCCGTCCCAGCCGTGCTTCTGTTTTATTTCTTCTCACTCAACGTTATGCAGTTCTTTCTGGTCCGACTTTACCGATTATTGGCGAAGGTGATCTAGAGCCAAATGATACTTATGTAGAGCAGTTGATTGCGGGAGCACAAGCAGCAGTAGACTATGTGGTAGAGCGTGGTATTGCCGACCCCAAACGTATTGGTATTAGTGGACATTCTTATGGTGCGTTTACAACAGTAAATTTACTAATACATACTGATTTATTCCGCATAGGTATTGCTAGGAGTGGGGCTTATAACCGAACTCTCACTCCTTTTGGTTTTCAAGGAGAGCAACGCAATTTCTGGGAGGCACAACAGACTTACATTCATATGTCTCCTTTTACTCATGCAGCTAAAATCAAAGCACCACTTTTACTGATTCATGGGGAAAAAGATACCAATCCTGGCACTTATCCACTACAAACGGAACGACTGTATGAAGCGCTTAAGGGGCTGGGAGCAACTGTTCGCTTGGTAGTATTACCTTTAGAAGACCACGGCTATCGCTCTCGTGAAGGAGTTGCTCATGCACTTTGGGAGATGGTGAACTGGTGCGATAAGTATCTCAGTTGA
- a CDS encoding NYN domain-containing protein, with protein MNLAGFNKEKNQYKLVKEQSHWQEECHTETIDQDKDRKMSVTKIEQSIFGNLNRGRVAIFIDGANLFHAGLQLGLEIDYAKLLCCLTEKAKLLRAFFYTGVDRTNEKQQGFLLWMRRNGYRVVSKDLVQFPDGSKKANLDVEIAVDMINLAPYYDTAVLVSGDGDLAYAVNALSYQGVRVEVVSIRSMTSDSLIDVTDYFVDIETIKQYIQKDSHSCYNYRPLSNSSL; from the coding sequence ATGAATCTTGCTGGTTTTAACAAAGAAAAAAATCAATATAAATTAGTCAAAGAGCAATCACATTGGCAAGAAGAATGCCACACAGAGACTATTGACCAAGATAAAGACAGAAAAATGTCAGTGACTAAAATTGAGCAATCTATTTTCGGTAATTTGAATCGTGGTCGAGTAGCCATTTTCATAGATGGAGCTAATTTATTTCATGCCGGTTTACAACTCGGTCTTGAAATTGACTACGCCAAACTTCTTTGTTGTTTAACCGAGAAAGCAAAGCTTTTACGTGCTTTCTTTTACACTGGAGTAGATCGTACAAATGAAAAGCAACAGGGTTTTTTGCTGTGGATGCGTCGGAATGGCTATCGTGTTGTGAGCAAAGATTTAGTACAGTTTCCAGATGGCTCTAAAAAAGCCAATTTAGATGTAGAAATTGCTGTAGATATGATCAATTTAGCTCCTTACTACGATACTGCAGTGTTAGTAAGTGGTGATGGAGATTTAGCGTATGCAGTTAACGCTCTTTCCTATCAAGGAGTTCGAGTTGAAGTTGTCAGCATACGCTCAATGACGAGCGACAGTTTGATTGATGTTACTGATTATTTCGTTGATATAGAGACAATCAAACAATACATTCAAAAAGATTCGCATTCCTGCTACAACTACCGACCTTTGTCGAATTCTAGTTTATAG
- a CDS encoding response regulator transcription factor: MDILIVEDEPEIAQLIQMSLEKEGFSCRISSDGLNALRMFQEQSPDLIILDLMIPGLDGLEVCARIRHKPGAKDPYILMLTAKGEEIDRVIGLSTGADDYMVKPFSPRELIARVRALLRRSLRHGSQNQVYRTKHFIVDIEQRTISRQMNSQEPEVLDLTTLEFNLLSTFISNPGRVWDRTQLIDKLWGDNFFGDERVVDTHIARLRKKIEPDPTNPTFVKTVVGVGYKFEDSSVIL; encoded by the coding sequence ATGGACATTCTCATCGTTGAAGATGAACCCGAAATTGCTCAGTTAATCCAAATGTCTCTAGAAAAAGAAGGTTTTTCCTGTCGCATTAGCAGCGACGGTTTGAACGCCTTACGAATGTTTCAGGAGCAATCACCAGATTTAATTATTTTAGATTTAATGATTCCTGGTTTAGATGGTTTGGAAGTCTGTGCAAGAATTCGGCACAAACCTGGTGCAAAAGACCCGTATATTTTGATGCTTACGGCTAAAGGTGAGGAAATTGATCGCGTTATTGGCTTATCTACAGGCGCTGACGATTACATGGTCAAACCCTTTAGCCCCAGAGAGTTGATTGCTAGAGTAAGAGCGCTATTGCGGCGTAGTCTCCGCCACGGTTCACAAAATCAGGTGTACCGTACTAAACACTTTATTGTGGATATAGAGCAGCGGACGATAAGTCGTCAAATGAATTCTCAGGAACCAGAAGTGCTAGATTTAACTACCCTAGAATTCAATTTGTTAAGCACCTTTATTAGCAATCCTGGTCGAGTTTGGGATCGCACCCAACTTATTGACAAACTTTGGGGAGATAACTTTTTTGGTGATGAGCGCGTGGTGGATACTCACATTGCTCGGTTGCGAAAAAAAATTGAGCCAGACCCTACTAATCCAACTTTTGTGAAAACTGTTGTTGGAGTTGGCTATAAGTTTGAAGATTCTTCTGTTATTTTATGA
- a CDS encoding GlsB/YeaQ/YmgE family stress response membrane protein: MNIIAWVVLGLLAGAIAKAIYPGYQGGGILATIVLGIVGAFIGGTLGVLLTTGKLALATPTFSIPGLGLAVIGALIAIFIWYSFARRTV; the protein is encoded by the coding sequence ATGAACATCATCGCGTGGGTGGTCTTAGGTCTTCTAGCAGGTGCAATTGCTAAAGCTATCTATCCTGGTTATCAAGGTGGTGGAATCCTTGCTACTATCGTGTTGGGAATAGTAGGTGCTTTTATAGGTGGAACTTTAGGAGTTCTACTCACTACTGGAAAATTAGCCCTAGCGACTCCTACCTTTAGCATCCCTGGTTTAGGTTTAGCTGTTATTGGCGCACTAATTGCTATTTTCATTTGGTATTCGTTTGCTCGCAGAACTGTTTAA